A genomic window from Purpureocillium takamizusanense chromosome 2, complete sequence includes:
- a CDS encoding uncharacterized protein (COG:J~EggNog:ENOG503NYDM): MAPDILHLPDGQTFDITPVFAGVGFRSHEYNTHHHPYPAGWTTVLHTEEERVSLNSEHGNHADQRARKDSARELAELDDANGARHTHRLTRPFTVPTLTNDTLFISSVANPPSAEFKPATSPTRQIAMMLWVTLYWYFHQPEPISTVDTAHSRDTPHAAKPRADWKIYIRREGILRGRNLIPKLERMGLIASEDSAADTGHDDTGDSWARMFVSKRMFWQIPGHLFLFTLQPMRTVSPGLNSYPGSPAGSRPSSPSRPGSPGVDGPLLLPPTSQQMHFNSDLPGAPMPTTPTVGPMPFPISPFFSTSHLPTYYPPAPLQYVWTDGVRHPLRPKPPRMGEVFYTRYVPSVGEYLSFRVASSSASPVPYFGPICSSANKRTPEQQHLATLSDTALLKTWHANPRVREFWGDYGAGQLETALRSRHSFPVIGLWNGIPFGYFEVYWVKEDVLGRHVAGCHGDVGDWDRGLHIMVGEEWARGKVAAWLTGLMHWCWIADIRTMSVCLEPRVDNQRMLGHLDTLGFSKERQVSFPHKQAWFVRSRRDAWEGPAL, encoded by the exons ATGGCTCCCGATATCTTGCACCTGCCCGACGGGCAGACCTTTGACATTACCCCCGtcttcgccggcgtcgggTTTCGCAGTCACGAGTACAACACCCACCATCACCCGTACCCCGCTGGCTGGACCACGGTCCTGCACACAGAAGAGGAACGCGTCTCCCTCAACAGCGAGCACGGCAATCATGCCGACCAGAGAGCACGCAAGGACTCGGCTCGCGAGCTTGCGGAGCTTGACGATGCCAATGGCGCCAGGCACACCCATAGACTCACTCGCCCCTTCACCGTCCCGACCCTCACCAACGACACCCTCTTCatctcgtccgtcgccaACCCTCCCAGCGCCGAGTTCAAGCCCGCCACCAGCCCGACCCGCCAGATCGCCATGATGCTCTGGGTCACCCTCTACTGGTACTTCCACCAGCCTGAGCCTATTTCGACGGTCGATACCGCTCACTCGCGCGACACCCCCCATGCTGCGAAGCCGCGCGCCGACTGGAAGATCTACATCCGCCGCGAGGGCATCCTGCGAGGTCGCAACCTGATCCCCAAGCTCGAGCGCATGGGGCTCATCGCCTCCGAggactcggccgccgacaccggccacgacgacaccgGCGATAGCTGGGCTCGCATGTTCGTATCCAAGCGCATGTTTTGGCAGATCCCCGGccacctcttcctcttcaccCTTCAGCCCATGCGCACAGTCTCCCCGGGTCTCAACTCCTATCCGGGCTCTCCTGCCGGCAGCCGCCCGAGCTCACCGAGCCGGCCCGGCTCtcccggcgtcgacggcccccTGCTGCTACCGCCCACGTCGCAGCAAATGCACTTCAACTCGGACCTGCCCGGGGCCCCGATGCCCACAACCCCGACCGTGGGGCCCATGCCCTTTCCCATCTCACCCTTCTTCTCCACATCCCACCTGCCGACCTACTACCCGCCGGCGCCTTTGCAGTACGTCTGGACTGACGGTGTGCGCCACCCGTTGCGTCCGAAGCCGCCTCGCATGGGCGAGGTTTTTTACACTCGCTACGTCCCGAGTGTAGGCGAGTATCTGTCCTTCCGTGTCGCTTCCTCCTCAGCGTCTCCCGTGCCATATTTCGGCCCCATTTGTTCCAGCGCCAACAAGAGGacgccggagcagcagcacctggCGACTCTCAGCGACACCGCACTGCTTAAGACGTGGCACGCCAACCCGCGCGTGCGTGAGTTTTGGGGCGACTACGGGGCCGGCCAACTTGAGACGGCTCTGCGGTCGCGCCATTCATTCCCCGTGATTGGACTGTGGAACGGTATCCCGTTTGGATACTTTGAGGTCTATTGGGTCAAGGAGGACGTTTTGGGGCGGCACGTCGCGggctgccacggcgacgtcggaGACTGGGACCGCGGCCTGCACATCATGGTAGGAGAGGAGTGGGCAAGAGGAAAGGTGGCCGCGTGGTTGACGGGGCTGATGCATTGGTGTTGGATAGCGGATATTCGGACCATGAGCGTGTGCCTGGAGCCGCGCGTTGACAACCAGAG GATGCTTGGGCATTTGGACACCCTGGGCTTCTCCAAGGAGAGGCAGGTGTCGTTCCCGCATAAACAGGCCTGGTTTGTTCGATCTCGGAGAGATGCATGGGAAGGTCCAGCGCTGTAG